In Roseicyclus marinus, the genomic window GGCGGCGCCCCCCGGCCCGCGCGATCCAGCCGCGTTCGCGGGCGGGGTCGTGATGGTCGAGGAAATCGGCCAGGATGCGGGCGACGAGCGGTTCGAAACTCGCGTCAAAGCCCGCCTCGGCGGCATAAAGCTCGGCATGGCGCTGGATCAGCCAGCCCGCATCGCCGATGCGCAGGGTATCAAGCACCACCTCGCTTGCAGAAAGCGCCATCTGCCGCTACCTCCGGTCTTCAGTTTTGGAGATGGCACCGATGGGCATCAACAGCGAAAGCGACATGGCGGCGAATTTGCAGATCGGGCCGACGACGCTTGGCATGGTCAGGATCTACGTGGAGGGCGATGGGATCGACCTGCCGCTCGACTTCGACCCCGAAGAGGCCGAGGAGATCGCCGAGGAATTGCGCGCGGCGGCGGCGGCGGCCCGCGCGATGGGCAAGAAGCAGCGCTGAGCGTTACAGCCTGTCGCGGAAAAGTGGGAACCGGTTTTCCGCGTCCCGGACAGGCGACATCATAGCACCAGCCCCGGATCGCGCAGGGATTGCAGGCGCAGCGCCGCGTGGCGCGCGAAGCGCTGGGTCACGGCCTTGCGGCGCGCGGGGGGCAATTTCACCTCGGGCCCCATGCGCAGGATTTCCGCGTCATAGGCATCGGCGATGATGAGCCCGGTGCCATCGGGCAGGAGATCGGTCGGAAAGCCGTCGTCCACGGCCCAGAAATAGCGGTCGCCCCATTCCAGATACCCTTCCCACTTGGCGTCCGAGGTGAAATCGGCGCGGGAGGATTTGCATTCGATCACCCACAGCTCACCCCTTGGCCCAAGCGCCATCACATCCAGCCGCTTGCCGCGTTCGGGGGTGAATTCGGGCAGCGTCACGAAATCATGGCTGCGCAGATGCCGACACACGCCCCGCGCCAGAAGCTGGCCGGGGGCAAGCGCGTCGGGGGCATGGGGGGCCGGGTCGAACATGGGCGGAAAGATGGAACATTTGCGGAACAAAGGCAAGGTGGGCGCAGGCCTTGTCAGAATCTGCCATGACCCCTATCTGCGGTGTTGACGGATCTGCTCGTCCCGTGCCTGTGGCAAAATTCCGGTGGCCTTAAGCATTTCCGAGGGAGCTGGCTCTGATCGGATCCTGGTTCGATTACCTGGCGCCCACCTGTATTTACAGGTCCTCGGGAATTGACGCCTCCACGGATGCTGCGGTCCCCGTCACAGGAAAACGCCGCCCTGATCAGGGGCGGCGTTTTTCGTGAGGGCGTGATGGGTCAGCGGCGGCGGTCGTCGGTGCGGACCGGGATCGGGATCGCGTCATAGCTGCGGATCGCGTCGCGCTTGCCGCCCCGATCGTCGTCGTCATCCTCGCCCATGGTCATGATCTTGTAGCCGATCTGGGCCGAGCCGAAGGTGATGGTGCAGAAGACGACCAGCATCAAAAGGGCGATCGGCCCTTCGGCGGTATGGGTCACGAGATGCCAAAGCCCGCCCACGTCGAAGGCCAGAAGCATCCCCACGAAGGCCAGCGCGATGACAAGGCCAAAGGCGGCGTGACGCAGGATGAAGCGGATATGGTCAGGCATGGGCGACTCCTGTTGCTTGGAATGAAGTCTATGCCGCGCCCGGTGCCTTGCAAGGGGGCGCGACATCAGGGTCGCAAGATCGGCGCGCGATTGCCCGAAAATCAGGCAGAGGACAGCGCGAGCCAGCCGATATAGCCCGCATAGACCGCGAGAAAGCCCGCGCCCGCCCCGCGCCCGATCCGCCCCGTGGCAAGGAACAGGAGGAGAAGCGCCACCGATCCCGCGACCAGCGCCAGATCGACGATGGACAGCGCCGCAGGCACGGGGATGGGCACGATCACGGCCGTCAGACCGAGAATGGCCAGGATGTTGAACACGTTCGAGCCAAGGATATTGCCCAGCGCCAGCCCCGCCTCCCCCCGGCGGGCGGCGATGATGGAGGTGGCCAGTTCCGGCAGGGAGGTGCCCACGGCCACCACGGTCAGGCCGATCACGGTTTCGCTGATGCCGATGGCCCGTGCGATGCCGCTTGCCCCCTCGACCAGAAGCCATGCACCCGCGATCAGCGTGGCCAGCCCGCCAAGGATGTAGAGCAGCATCGGGGCCACGCCCATCACGATCTCGGGCACGAGTTCCGCGCTGCCGTCGCGGCCCAGTTGCCGCCAGATATAGAGCGCGAGGGCCGCGAGCAGGATCGCGCCCTCGACCCGGCCCACGGTGACGCCCACAAGGATCACGCCGATGCCCATGATCGTGGCGAGGATGAGCCAGATACGATCCTCCACCCCCGCGGCTTCAGCCGTGACGGGCGCGATCAGGGCGGCAAGCCCGAGGATCAGGAGAATATTGGCGATGTTGGAGCCCAGGACATTGCCGATGGCGATGCCCGGCGCACCGGCAAGCGCGGCAGAGACCGAGGTCAGCATCTCGGGCATGGAGGTGCCGAAGCCCAGAACCACCGCGCCCACGACCGCCATGGGAAGCCGCATCCGTGTGGCCAGCGCCACACCGCCGCGCACCAACCCCTCGCCCCCGCCCAGAAGGAGCGCGAGGCCGATCACCACCATCAAGATATCCATCCGTCCCTCGCGACCGGGCGGCGGCGCCATGCTTGCGCGGCCTGTCCCCTCGGCTCAGGTGGGGGGAGGCAGGGGTCACGGCAAGCCCCCGTGGCGGTGATTTCGCGGGCCGGTCAGGCCGGGGCGTGGCGCGGTCACGGGCGGTCTGTCGGGGTGCCAACCGCGCCCCCGTTGCGGGCAACAGGCGCTAGAGCGCGTCGCGTTCATGCGCAGTCACGCATCGCCCTCCAACCTTTTGATGTCGCATGTCCGGGGCGCGTAAAACCGGTTCCCACTTTTGCGCGACAGGCTCTAGCGCCCCGCCTCCGGCCCCGCACGGGTCAGAAGGGTCACGGCGGCCCCGCGAAACACGGCAGTCCGCATGGGAGAGAACCCGAAGCGCCCGGCCACGCGGCGCGAGACGACATGCCCCTCTTCGATCATGCAGACAAGGCGCGCGGCCCCGAATGCCCTGTCGGCCCAGCCCAACATGGCAGCCACGCCTTCGGTCGCGATCCCCCGACCCCAGGCCGGGCGCGACAGGACCCAGCCCGCTTCGGGCCAATCGTCGAAATCCGGGCCGAGATCGCGACCGAACCGCGCCAGCCCCATCTCGCCCAGAAAGGTGCCGGTTTCCCGATCCTCCACCGCCCAGTAGCCATGCCCATGGGCGGGCCACATCGCGCGGTAGCGGTCCAGCCGCGCCGCAATCTCGTCCGGCGCAAAGGGCCTGCCGCCGATGAAGCGCACGACGTCCGGATCGGACCACATCGTGACCATCGCGGGCAGGTCGCCGTCGTGATGGGGGCGCAGGCGGAGCCGCGCGGTGTCGATCACCGGGGCTGTGGCGGCCAAGTCAGAACGCCTCGGGCTTTGCCTCGCGCGCCATGTGGTCGAGCACGGCATTGACGAATTTCGGCTCTTTCCCCTCGGGGAAAAAGGCGCGGGCGACATCGACATATTCGCTGATCACGACCTTGGGGGGGGCGTCGCCCGCCACAAGCTCGGCCCCGGCGGCGCGAAAGAGCGCGCGCAGCGTGGGATCGATGCGATGGATGGGCCATTTCGCCACCAGCGCGCGGTCGGTCATCTGGTCGATCTTCGCCTGCCAGGTCACCGCATCCTCGAGCGTCTTGGCGAAGAGATCGGGATCGCCCTCGGCCATCTCCTCGCCCTCGTAGATCGCGCCGAAGCGGTGCGTCTCGAATTCGCGGCGCACCACCTGCCGGGTCTGGCCCGAGGCCTCCATCTGGAAGAGCGCCTGCACGGCATAGAGCCGCGCTGCCGATTTCATCTGGCGGCGTTCCTCGCGCGTGGGGGGTTTGGGCTGGCGCGGGGTCGGATCGGGATCGTCGGTCATGCCGTGGTCGGGCCTTTCGTATCGCCCGCGACCTCGATCACATCGGGGCGGGGCTTGAAACCGACGCCGCCTTTAGGCTGGCCGAACCGGCGCGTCAACGCGATGAGGTAGAGGGCCGCCGCCGCCGCCCCGCCCGCGGTGTTCAGCCGCGCGGCATCGGCGCGTTCCTCGGCCTGTTCGCGGTTTTCCACGGTGATGATGCCGTTGCCGATGCAGACCCCCTGCATCCCCAGAAGCGTCAGCGCGCGGCTGCTTTCGTTCACGACCACGTCGTAATGGCTGGTCGCGCCCCGGATCACGCAGCCCAGCGCGACGAAGCCGTCGAAATTCGACAGGCGGTGCGCGATGCCGATGGCGGTCGGGATTTCGAGCGAGCCCGGCACCTCGATCGTTTCATGGGTGGCGCCCGCCTGATCCAGCACGGCGCGCGCGGCATCAAGCTGGGCCTTGGCGATGGCGGTGTAATAGGGGGCGATGACGATGGCGATCTTGACCGGTTTGTCGAAGGCGGGCAGGCCCATGTCGTTGTCGGAATGTCCGGCCATCATCCAAGCTCCGAGATCTTGCGGGTTCCGGTGATCGAGAGGCCGTAAGCCTCGAGACCCACGACACGCGGTTTGGGCGAATTGGTGAGAAGGATCATCTCGCTGATGCCCAAGGACGACAGGATCTGCGCGCCCAGACCGTATTGGCGCAGGATCTGGGGGCTGACCTCGTCGCCCACGGCAAGCTTCATGGTCAGGTCGCGCAAGAGGACCAGGACGCCGCGCCCTTCGGCGGCGATGAGGCGCATCGCATCGCCGAATTCCCCGGCCCGGCCACGGGGGCCCGTGCCTACCACGTCGAGCAGCGGGTCCATCGCATGCATCCGCACCAGAACCGGATCGGGGCCGGAAATGTCGCCCTTGACCAGGACGATATGTTCGGCCCCTTGGGTCTCGTCGGTGTAGATCCGCAGGGTCCAGTCGCCGCCGAATTCGCTGGTGATCGTGCGTTCCTCGCGCAGCTTGACGAGGTTGTCATGCCGACGACGGTAGGAGATCAGGTCGCTGATCGTGCCGATCTTGAGGTTGTGGCGCTGCGCGAAGGCCACGAGGTCAGGCAGCCGCGCCATGGTGCCGTCCTCGTTCATGATCTCGCAGATCACGCCCGAGGGGTTGAGGCCCGCAAGGCGGCTGATGTCGACAGCCGCCTCGGTATGGCCTGCGCGCACGAGCACCCCGCCATCGCGGGCGCGCAGCGGAAAGACATGGCCGGGGGTGGCGATATCGGCGGCCCCCCGGCTGGCATCGATGGCCACCTGCACGGTGCGCGCGCGGTCGGCGGCGGAAATGCCGGTCGTCACCCCCTCGCGCGCCTCGATCGACAGGGTGAAGGCGGTTTCATGCCGCGAGGAATTGTTCGTCGACATGAGCGGCAGGCCCAGCTCGTCGATCCGGGCGCTCGTCATGGACAGGCAGATCAACCCGCGCCCATGGGTCGCCATGAAATTGATCACATCGGGCGTGGCCCATTGCGCGGGGATCACCAGGTCGCCCTCGTTCTCGCGATCCTCGTGATCGACGAGGATGAACATGTGGCCGTTGCGGGCCTCCTCGAGGATTTCCTCGATGGGGGAAATCGCGTCCGACCAGTCGCGCTCGACGGGGCCGGGCTGTTCGTAGGGTTGCGTCATCGTCGTCCTCTTGCCGCATGGCGGGTCTGGCGGCAGATAGCCCGTGCCCGGCAGGGGCGCAATCCGCGCGACCCCTGCAGGGCCGCACATAGACCATGCCCTGCGCGATGACTAGGCCGCGCCCGGTGTCCCGAAGATGACGTCGCGGTCCAGAACGCCGCCAAAGCCCGCGACCGACCCCCAGCCGCGTTCGATGCCCGTGGCCGCCACCAGAACCACGGCATCGGCGGGCAGGCTGTGGCCTGCCATGAGCGCGCGCAGGCTGTCGCGGGTTTCGCGCCAGGGCGCGGTGAAGGCGGGCGCGCGGCCCGCCCCCTCGATCAGCTCGGGCTGGG contains:
- a CDS encoding DUF6324 family protein, with protein sequence MGINSESDMAANLQIGPTTLGMVRIYVEGDGIDLPLDFDPEEAEEIAEELRAAAAAARAMGKKQR
- a CDS encoding MmcB family DNA repair protein; translated protein: MFDPAPHAPDALAPGQLLARGVCRHLRSHDFVTLPEFTPERGKRLDVMALGPRGELWVIECKSSRADFTSDAKWEGYLEWGDRYFWAVDDGFPTDLLPDGTGLIIADAYDAEILRMGPEVKLPPARRKAVTQRFARHAALRLQSLRDPGLVL
- a CDS encoding calcium/sodium antiporter — protein: MAPPPGREGRMDILMVVIGLALLLGGGEGLVRGGVALATRMRLPMAVVGAVVLGFGTSMPEMLTSVSAALAGAPGIAIGNVLGSNIANILLILGLAALIAPVTAEAAGVEDRIWLILATIMGIGVILVGVTVGRVEGAILLAALALYIWRQLGRDGSAELVPEIVMGVAPMLLYILGGLATLIAGAWLLVEGASGIARAIGISETVIGLTVVAVGTSLPELATSIIAARRGEAGLALGNILGSNVFNILAILGLTAVIVPIPVPAALSIVDLALVAGSVALLLLFLATGRIGRGAGAGFLAVYAGYIGWLALSSA
- a CDS encoding GNAT family N-acetyltransferase, producing the protein MAATAPVIDTARLRLRPHHDGDLPAMVTMWSDPDVVRFIGGRPFAPDEIAARLDRYRAMWPAHGHGYWAVEDRETGTFLGEMGLARFGRDLGPDFDDWPEAGWVLSRPAWGRGIATEGVAAMLGWADRAFGAARLVCMIEEGHVVSRRVAGRFGFSPMRTAVFRGAAVTLLTRAGPEAGR
- the nusB gene encoding transcription antitermination factor NusB; the protein is MTDDPDPTPRQPKPPTREERRQMKSAARLYAVQALFQMEASGQTRQVVRREFETHRFGAIYEGEEMAEGDPDLFAKTLEDAVTWQAKIDQMTDRALVAKWPIHRIDPTLRALFRAAGAELVAGDAPPKVVISEYVDVARAFFPEGKEPKFVNAVLDHMAREAKPEAF
- a CDS encoding 6,7-dimethyl-8-ribityllumazine synthase yields the protein MAGHSDNDMGLPAFDKPVKIAIVIAPYYTAIAKAQLDAARAVLDQAGATHETIEVPGSLEIPTAIGIAHRLSNFDGFVALGCVIRGATSHYDVVVNESSRALTLLGMQGVCIGNGIITVENREQAEERADAARLNTAGGAAAAALYLIALTRRFGQPKGGVGFKPRPDVIEVAGDTKGPTTA
- the ribB gene encoding 3,4-dihydroxy-2-butanone-4-phosphate synthase codes for the protein MTQPYEQPGPVERDWSDAISPIEEILEEARNGHMFILVDHEDRENEGDLVIPAQWATPDVINFMATHGRGLICLSMTSARIDELGLPLMSTNNSSRHETAFTLSIEAREGVTTGISAADRARTVQVAIDASRGAADIATPGHVFPLRARDGGVLVRAGHTEAAVDISRLAGLNPSGVICEIMNEDGTMARLPDLVAFAQRHNLKIGTISDLISYRRRHDNLVKLREERTITSEFGGDWTLRIYTDETQGAEHIVLVKGDISGPDPVLVRMHAMDPLLDVVGTGPRGRAGEFGDAMRLIAAEGRGVLVLLRDLTMKLAVGDEVSPQILRQYGLGAQILSSLGISEMILLTNSPKPRVVGLEAYGLSITGTRKISELG